The genomic DNA TCGACGATGTCGTTTGCGGGATCCGGTTGGCGGCCGAGGCCCCGTGCGCCGTGGGGCAGCTCTACCATCTCGCAGCCGCCTCGCCGGTGACCGCCCGGCATGCCCTGGAATCCATCGCGAGGGCGTTGGGGGTGCGGCCGCCGCGTCCCGTGCCCTATTGGCCCGTGTGGGCCGCGGCCGCGGCGGTCGAGCGGCTGCCCTGGCATCTTCGGTCTGGCCCATGGCGCATGCTGACGGTTCATCATGTGGAGCTCTTCGCTCGCGACCGGGTCTACGCGATCGACAAAGCCAGGACCGAATTGGGCTACGGTCCTGTCGTGTCGTGGGATGATGCCCTCGCCTCAGTGGTGGCGTCGTACGTCGAGCCTCAGGTCCCACTCCATCACCCGCAGCCGACTGACCCGTTGGAGCGCATGGTGAGATGAGCGTCGTGACGATCATTCGTCCGCCGACGGTGTTTTCTCGTCGGGCCTACAGCGCGCCCATCGTCCCGCCGCTCGGATCGGCGTACCTCGCAGCCGCCCTTCGGGAGGCAGGGATGGAACCGCAGGTGATCGACGCCGTGGGGGAGGACATCGAGCACATCGGCGTGACATCGCGGCCGAATCTCGCGTACCAGGGTCTGGCGATCGATCGGATCATTGATCGGATCTCCCCTCAGACACGGCTCATCGCGATCTCGGCGATGTTCTCCCAGGAATGGCCTCATATCGAAGAGCTGATTCAGCGCCTCGGATCGGCGCGTCCCAACGTGCCGATCGCGGTCGGCGGGGAACACGCCACGGCGGCATGGGAGTACATCCTCGAGACGTCGCCAGCGGTCGCCTGTGTGGGGATCGGCGAGGGCGAGGAGCTCCTGTGCGATCTGGCCCGATGGGCCGACGGCGGCGGCGAGCTCGGAGCCATCCCAGGCATCGCGTATCGGCAGGCGGGGAACGCCGTCATGACCTCCCCGCGCAACAGGATTCGGGATGTCGATGGGCTCCCCTGGCCGGCGTGGGACCTGGTGCCGATCGAATCGTATCTTGGCGGAGGCTATGGCCATGGGGTGGATCTCGGCCGGAGCATGCCGATCTTAGCCACCCGGGGCTGTCCGTTTCAGTGCACCTTCTGCTCCAATCCCGCGATGTGGACGACGCGGTATGTGATGCGGGATATGGCCAAGGTCATTGATGAGATCGAGGCGTACCTGCGCGACTATCAGGCGACGAACATCGATTTCTACGACCTCACCGCCATCATCCGGAAAGACTGGGTGCTCAAGTTCTGCGACGAGATCCTTCGACGGAAGCTCGTGTTCACGTGGCAGCTCCCCAGCGGAACCCGCAGCGAGGCGCTCGATGGCGAGGTGCTGCCCAAACTGTATGAAGCCGGGTGCCGCAACCTGACCTACGCCCCGGAGAGCGGGTCGGAGCGCACGCTCAAGGCGATCAAGAAGGAGGTCCGCCTGCCAAAGATGGTCGAGTCCATCGCCTCGGCCAAGCGCGCCGGCATCAGCCTGAAGTGCAACCTCATCATCGGCTTTCCCACCGAGCGGCGATCCGACATGTGGCAGACCCTCCGCTTCGCCATGAAGATGGCCTGGCTGGGTGTGGATGATGTGCCGCTGTACTTGTTTTCACCCTATCCCGGAAGCGAGCTCTACCAGTACCTGCGTTCGACGGGGAAGATTCCAACCATGGACAATGACTACTTCGAGTCGCTCGTCTGCTTCATGGACCTCTCGAGGTCCAGCCGGTACTGCGAGCGGGTCGGTCCGTTCGAGCTCAACGTCTATCGGGTCGCGGGCATGGCGGCCTTCTATGGCTTGAGTTACCTCCGGCATCCTTCGCGCATTCTTCGGACGCTCCGCAACCTGTGGCATCGTGAGGCGACCACCGTGTTTGAGCAGCGGCTCATCGATATCTCCCGTCGCGCCTCATTCGCGATCGTCCGCCGCTTCAGGCGCCAGACGCTGGCCTTTTACTGGCGGACCGTGGTTACACCGTACCCGAAAGAAGTTGGCGCCATCATGCTGCTGATGTTCGTGGGTGCGGTGCTGGATGCGGCCACTGTGGGCATGACGGTGCCGGTGCTGGATGTGTTAACCGCCGCCGGGCGCGTCCCGCAGGGGCCGGCGGTGACGATCGCCGGCGATCTGCTGCGTCTGATGGGGATCGCGCCGACGATTGAAGCGGTGGCGTTTGCCTTGATCGTCATCGCCAGCGCGCTGTTTTTGCTCCGCAGCGTCTTCTTCGTGGTCGATCAGCAGTACACGGCGAAGATTGCGGTCACGTTGCGATGTGCGACCAAGGCGGTGTTGTTCGAGCGGTTCCTGCGCGCGCAATACGAAGAGGTGCTCTCGCGCGGCCGCGGCCGGATTCTGAATGAGATCAACGCGCCGGCAGAGACCTTGGGCGGAGCCATCATGAATCTCGGCTCGCTCTTCATGGGCGTCTTCAGCAGCCTCGTCATGATCGCCTTGCTGCTCTACCTCTCGTGGTGGGGCACGATCGTCTTAGGCGGCGTGGCCCTGGCCGGAATGCAAGGGTGGCGCTGGTATGCGGATGCCCGCGCCGCCGGCGAGGGGAAAACGCTGTATCGGCTGCGCAACGACCAAAACAAGACCCAAGTCGACGCGATTGACGGATTGAAGATCGTGAAGACGTACGATTTGGAGCATCGGATGACGGAGCGGTATGCCGGATGGCTGCGGCAGGAGCTGCGGCCGGAGCTGCGGCTGGTGTTCTTCCAGTACGGGCCGGTCATCGTGAATGAGCTGCTGGCGGCCGTGATCGTGGTGGGCTTAAGCGCGTGTTTGCTGCTTGTGCCGCGGCTGGGCCTGCGGCTGTCGATTTTGGCGGCGTTTCTGCTGGCGATCCGGAAAATCGCCCCGTCGCTGGCCACGGTGAATAAGGCGAGCGTCAACCTCAGCCGCTTCCGCCCGGTGCTTGAGACCATCGCCGAGCTGCAGACGCAATTGCCGCAGGAGCGGCTCGGCGGCCGCCCCGTCGGGCGGGTGGATGAGGTGCGGCTGCGCGAGGTTTCCTTCACCTATGCCTCGCGGCCTGATCGCGAGGTGCTGCATGACATTGAGGCGGTGCTGCGCCGCGGCACGGTGACGGCGGTCGTCGGATCGACCGGCTCTGGCAAGAGCACGCTCGCCAACCTCTTGCTTGGGTTGTTGTCGCCGCGGGCGGGGAGTGTGTTGATCAACGGTGTTGCGCTGCAGGAATTGGATTTGGCCGGTTGGCGCGCGCGGATCGGCTGTGTGCCCCAGGATGTGTTTGTCTTCAATGCGACGATCGGCGACAACATCGCGCTGGGCGATGCCTCGCTCTCGTCTGCCCAGATCGAGCAGGCGGCCCGTGTGGCCCAGCTGCACGACTTTGTGGTGTCGCTGCCGGAAGGATATGAGACGCTCGTCGGCGATCGGGGCTTGCGGCTCTCCGGCGGCCAGTGCCAGCGGCTGTCCATTGCGCGCGCGGTCGCGCGGCGGCCGCAGGTGTTGATGTTCGATGAGGCGACGAGCGCGCTGGACACGGTGACCGAGCGCGCGGTGCAGGAAGCCATCAACGCCTTGCATGAAGACGCGATTAGCGTCGTGATCGCCCATCGCCTCAGCACGGTGAAGCAGGCGGATCAGATCCTGGTGCTGAAAGACGGACGGATCGCGGAACTCGGCACGCACGAGACCCTCATGCGGCAGCAGGGCGTCTACGCCGGCTTGTACCTGCATGATGAGCCCGTCGCGGTGGCTGCGGAGCGCTAAATGCCGACGGTGAAACCGCGCACGGATGAGCAAGAGTTTTTGGAGCGGTATTTTGAAAGCTTCCGCCGGCTCTCGGAAGGCTCAGAGAGCCTCTTCGCGCAGCTGATCAGGATCAAGCGCATCCTGGTTCAGGCCCATCGCGCCGGAGGCAAGGCGGTGGTGATCGGCAACGGGGGCAGTGCGGCCATCGCGAGCCATGTGGCGGTCGACCTGACGAAAAATGCCGGAGTTCAGGCCATCAACTTTAATGAGGCCGATCTCATCACCTGCTTGGCGAACGACTACGGGTATGAGCAATGGCTGGCCAAGGCCGTTGAGCTGTATGGGGAGCCGGGGGATGTGCTGGTGGCGATTTCCTCCAGCGGGACATCCAAGAATATCCTCAATGCCTGCGCGGCGGCGCAGCGCAAATCGTTTGCGTCCGTGATCACGCTCTCAGGATTTTCACCGGAGAACCCGCTGCGCCGGTTTGGGGATGAGAATTTGTGGGTGGACAGCCGCGCGTATAACTTGGTGGAAGCGACGCATCAGTTGTGGTTGCTGGCCGTGGTCGATCTGATCATCGGCAAGGCCGAATATCCAGCATCAGGACCCGCAACATCATGAAGGAAATGATGCAACGTCCGAAGCAGGCCGTGATCTTAGCCGGGGGACGCGGCACGCGGCTGCGGCCGCTGACGGATACGCGGCCCAAGCCGATGATCGAGTTCCACGGCAAGCCGTTTATGGCGTACCTGCTTGAGCTGCTGCGGGAGCAGGGGTTTGAGCGCGTGCTGCTCTGTCTGGGGTATTTGCCCAAGGTGATCCAGGCGTATTGCGGCGATGGCCAGCGATTCGGGCTGTCGATCGAGTACAGCGTGTCGGATGTCGAGGATGACACCGGCCGGCGGCTGAAGGTAGCCGCACCTCGCATTGAGCAGTACTTCCTCTTGATGTACTGCGACAACTACTGGCCGCTGCGCTTTGACGCGCTGTGGAAGTCCTATCTCGACACCGGGGCCGAGGCCATGCTCACGGTCTATCGCAACGAGGATGGGTACACGAAAGATAATGTCCGCCTCAGCGAAGATGGCGCAGTGCTGTTCTACGACAAAAATCGGGCGACGCCGAGATTGCAGGGTGTCGATATCGGTTTCGGGCTGTTTCGACGCGAGGCGCTGGAGCTCGTGCCAGATGAAAACGTGTCATTTGAGCGCGTGGTCTACCCAACACTCGTGGCGCGGCGCACGCTCTTCGCGTTTCCTACGTCGCATCGGTATTACAGTGTCAGTTCGCATGAGCGGCTCGGGTTGACTGAGCGTTTTTTGGCGCGAACGCCCGCGGTAATTCTCGACCGGGACGGGGTGCTGAATGCGCGGCCACCTCAAGGGGAGTATGTCACGTCATGGGCGCAGTGGCGATGGCTGCCGGGGGCTCGTGAGGCGCTACGGCTGTTACACGACGCCGGCTATCAGGTGATCGTGATCTCGAATCAGGCCGGTATTGCGCGCGGGGCGATGCGCGCCGAGGACGTGGAAACGATTCATCGGCGCATGCGCGAGGAGGCGGCCGTCGCTGGCGGGAGCATCGATGCGATCTACTACTGCCCGCATCATTGGGATGACGGGTGTGCGTGCCGCAAGCCGAAACCGGGGATGTTCTTTTCGGCGCAGCGGGAGTTTCACTTGGATTTGAGCCGAACACGGTTCTATGGGGATGATGAGCGCGATGGCCAAGCGGCGAAGGCTGCCGGCTGCCCCTTCACCATGATTTCAGCGTCGTCGACGCTGCTGGACGCGGTTCGGCAATTACGGGAGGATGCGGTCCATGGCTAAGCGCGTGCTGATCACAGGACACAACGGGTATGTCGGCTCGGTGATGGCGCCGCTGATGCTGGAGGCCGGCTATGAGGTGACGGGGTTTGACACGAACTACTACGCGGAGTGCACCCTCGTGCCTGACGCGGTGCGCGTGCCCGCCATCCAGAAGGACCTCCGGGATGTGGCGGCCCGCGATCTGGAAGGCTTTGACGCCATCGTGCATTTGGGTGCGCTCAGCAACGACCCGATCGGCAACTTAAGCGCCGAGTGGACTGAGCAGATCAATTTCCGCGCGTCAGTCCGCTTGGCCGAGCTGGCCAAACAGGCCGGAGTTCCGCGGTTGCTGTTTTCATCCTCGTGCATCATGTACGGCATGTCAGAAGCGGCCGTGGTCACGGAAGCCTCCCCCCTGGATCCCAAGACAGAATACGCCAGGTCTAAGGTCAAGGCGGAGCAGGCCATCTCCCATCTGGCCGATGCGAATTTTTCGCCGGTCTTTTTGCGCAACGGCACGATCTACGGCCTCTCGCCGCGGATGCGGTTCGATACGGTGTTGAACAACCTCGTGGGGGCGGCGGTGACAACCGGCAAGATCACGCTGCAAAGCGACGGCAAACCGTGGCGGCCGGTGGCCCATGTGGAGGACATTTCGCGCGCCTTTCTCCATGTGCTGCAAGCTCCCCGCGAGGCGATCCACAATCAGGCGTTTAACAACGGCGAGAACCGGATGAATTATCAGGTGATCGAGATGGCGCGGATCGTGGCCGAGACCGTGCCGGGCGGCACGGTGGAGTGCTTGGCCGATCCCGGGGCTGATCAGCGCACGTACAAAACTGATTTCGGCAAGTTCGCGAGGGCATTTCCCGACTTCCAGTTTCGGTGGACGGTACGCGAGGGGGCCAAGGAGCTCTATGAGGCGTGTACCGCCATGAAGCTGACCCGAGAGGATTTCATCGATCGGAAGTTCACCCGGCTGAAGTGGCTGCGCTATTTAATGGACAGCGGCCGGCTGGATGGCTCGCTACGCTGGAGAACGGCGGTGGAGGCAACGCGATGAGCCGAACCATACACGACGTGAAGATCATCCCGCTGCGGCAGGTGGTCGATGAGCGGGGCAAGATCATGCACATGCTCAAGGCGACTGACCCGCATTTCATCCGCTTCGGCGAGATCTATTTTTCATGCGCGTGGCCTGGGGCGATTAAGGCCTGGCACATCCACACATCCATGACGCTGCATAACGCGGTGATCTCGGGCCGGGCGAAACTCGTGATGTACGACGGCCGCAAAGGCTCGCCGAGCTACGGCACGATCCAGGAGGTCTTTCTCGGGGAAGACAACTACGTGCTGGTGCAAATTCCGCCCGGCATTACGAACGGGTATAAGGCGTACGGCGATCGGCTGGTCATCCTGGCGAATTGCGCCACCGAGCCGCATCGGCCCGAAGAGATTGTGCGCATCGATCCGTTCACGACGGAGATTCCCTACGACTGGGGGCTGCGGCATGGCTGAGCTTGTGAATGCGGAGTGCGGAGTGCGGAACGCGGAGTTCGTTGAGCACTACGCCACAAATCGACGGCCGCGATTAATCGTCACGCGCACACCGCTGCGTATTAGCTTTGCCGGCGGCGGAACGGATTTGCCGGATTTTTATGCGCGCGAAGATGGCGCCGTGCTGAGCACGACGATTAACCACTACTTGTACGTGACGGTCAAGCCGCACGGGCGCTTGTTCAACGAAGGCTTTCGCCTCAACTATTCCGAGACGGAGCATGTGGAGCGCTTGGATGAGGTGAAGAACCACATCGCCCGCGAATGCCTGAGGTTTTTGCGGATTGATCCGCCGCTGTACATCAGCACGATCGCCGACGTGCCGGAGTTTTCCGGCTTAGGCTCCTCCAGCAGTTTCGCGGTCGGCCTGCTGCAAGCGCTCCATGCGCTTCGCGGCGAGCGGATTGCCGCCGGACCGCTGGCCGAGGAAGCGGCTCATATTGAAATCGAGGTGCTGCGCCGGCCGATCGGCAAGCAGGATCACTACGCGGCCGCCTTCGGCGGCGTGAATGTGTTTTACTTTAAGGCCGACGGCCGGGTGACGGTGGAATCCCAGCACGTCGCCGAGGGGGTCTTGGATGAGATGTTTGCGCATTTACTGATGTTTTGGACCGGCATCCGCCGGGATGCCAGCACGATCCTGAGCCTGCAGCAACAGCGGACCGAAACGAATCGTGAGTATTTGCAGCAGATGCGCGAGCATGCGCGGCAGCTCCAAGCGCTCTTGCGCAACGGGTTTGACCCGGAGCGCTTTGGGCGCATCCTGGACGCCTCGTGGCATCTGAAGCGGCAGTTGACGAGCAACATGACGAACGCGCGCATCGAAACGTGGTATCAGCGCGCCAAGCAGGCCGGGGCGTCGGGCGGCAAGATCTGCGGGGCCGGCGGCGGCGGCTTCCTCTTATTCACCGCGCCACCGCAGCGGCAAGAGGCGGTCAGAGCCGCACTGGCCGATCTCACCGAGGTGCCGATTCGCTACGAGGCGCACGGCTCTCGGGTGCTGCTGCCCTCGATGGAGTAGACGATGACCCAACGCATTTTGATCACCGGGGCCACCGGGATGATCGGCGCGGCCTTCATCCGGCGCGCGCTGGCGGATGGCCATGAGGTGACCGTGATGGTCCGCCGCGAATCAAATCGTTTGCGGCTGATTGAGGTCGAATCGTCGCTGCGCTTGCACGACGGTGATGTCACCGATGCGCAGAGTGTTGCGAACGCTGTTGACGCGGCGCGTCCTGAGGTGGTCGTGCATTTGGCGAGCAGCTCGTTTAATCCTCCGACGATCAGCGCGCAGACGCATTGGGACGCGATCGGCAAGGGAACCCTGATCATGCTGGAGATCCTCCGATCATGGCCGCAGACGCGGTTCGTCATGACCGGCTCCGCCGCGGCGTACGGCAGTGGTGCCAGGCTCACCGAGACCCAACCGCTGCGGCCAGCCACCGCGCTCGGCGCGGCCAAAGCGACGGCGAGTATATGGATGCACACCTATGCTCGGCTCTACGGGATCCAGGCTGTTGAGCTGAGACTGTTCATGCCGTATGGCCCGTGGGAGCATCCGCGACGGTTGATTCCGCAGACCATCCTCTCTGCGCTCGCCGGAGAAGAGCTCCGGACCACTGACGGCAGGCAGCAGCGGGATCTGGTGTATGTTGACGATGTGGTGGACGCACTCCTCTTGGCGGCCACGCGGCCGGTCGCCGCCGGGTCGGTTTTCAACATCGGCTCAGGGATCGGCACGCGGGTGCGCGATGTGGTCGACCGGATTCTTACGCTGATGGGCGATCCGGTGAACGTGATCCGAGGCGCCTTGCCGACGCGGCCGGATGAAATCCTTGAGATGTCGGCGGATATCACGGCGGCCAAAAGGAAACTCGGATGGCAGCCGCGCATCGGATTAGACGAAGGACTGCGCCGGACGATCGCGTGGGTCACGGATCATCGCGAGCTCTTAGAGCACCTGGCACAGCCGCAAGCACCGATCGCCGCCGGCGGCGAACGATGACGGCGTGCGTGGTGTGCGAGTCAACGCGGGTGGAAGCATTTCTCGATTTTGGCACGACCGCATTGGCCAATAAATTTTTGACGAAGGAAGAATTATCGCGGGCGGAGCCTGCGTTTCCGTTACGCGTCGGGTTTTGTCATGGCTGCACGCATGTGCAGCTGATGGAGCGCGTCGCCCCCCGCGACATGTTCACTGACTATCTGTATGTGTCATCGGCGTCGGAGACGCTGACGGCGCATCTCTTCGAACTCAGCGATGTCGTCGCACGGCGATTCCGCCTGGGCGCGGGCGACCTTGTCGTCGACATCGGCTGCAATGACGGCACGCTGTTGCGGGGATTCCAGCGCCACGGGGTGAAGACGCTCGGGGTGGATCCAGCCAAAAATCTTGCAGCACTAGCTGCGGAAAGCGGAATGGAGCGATTCGTGGGATTTTTTAATAGCCAAACCGCCACGCAGATCGCGCAGCGGTGGGGTCGAGCCTCAGCCATCACCGCCACCAATACGTTCCCGCATGTTCCCGAGCTGCGTGATTTCATGGAGGGCATTCGCACCGCGTTAGCCCCCGGCGGGGTCTTTGTCATCGAAGCGCATTACCTGCTGGATCTGCTGGAGCAGGCAGCGTTCGATACCATCTATCACGAACACGTGTCGTACTGGGCCCTCG from Candidatus Omnitrophota bacterium includes the following:
- a CDS encoding HAD-IIIA family hydrolase, with the protein product MQRPKQAVILAGGRGTRLRPLTDTRPKPMIEFHGKPFMAYLLELLREQGFERVLLCLGYLPKVIQAYCGDGQRFGLSIEYSVSDVEDDTGRRLKVAAPRIEQYFLLMYCDNYWPLRFDALWKSYLDTGAEAMLTVYRNEDGYTKDNVRLSEDGAVLFYDKNRATPRLQGVDIGFGLFRREALELVPDENVSFERVVYPTLVARRTLFAFPTSHRYYSVSSHERLGLTERFLARTPAVILDRDGVLNARPPQGEYVTSWAQWRWLPGAREALRLLHDAGYQVIVISNQAGIARGAMRAEDVETIHRRMREEAAVAGGSIDAIYYCPHHWDDGCACRKPKPGMFFSAQREFHLDLSRTRFYGDDERDGQAAKAAGCPFTMISASSTLLDAVRQLREDAVHG
- a CDS encoding dTDP-4-dehydrorhamnose 3,5-epimerase family protein is translated as MSRTIHDVKIIPLRQVVDERGKIMHMLKATDPHFIRFGEIYFSCAWPGAIKAWHIHTSMTLHNAVISGRAKLVMYDGRKGSPSYGTIQEVFLGEDNYVLVQIPPGITNGYKAYGDRLVILANCATEPHRPEEIVRIDPFTTEIPYDWGLRHG
- a CDS encoding SDR family oxidoreductase; this encodes MAKRVLITGHNGYVGSVMAPLMLEAGYEVTGFDTNYYAECTLVPDAVRVPAIQKDLRDVAARDLEGFDAIVHLGALSNDPIGNLSAEWTEQINFRASVRLAELAKQAGVPRLLFSSSCIMYGMSEAAVVTEASPLDPKTEYARSKVKAEQAISHLADANFSPVFLRNGTIYGLSPRMRFDTVLNNLVGAAVTTGKITLQSDGKPWRPVAHVEDISRAFLHVLQAPREAIHNQAFNNGENRMNYQVIEMARIVAETVPGGTVECLADPGADQRTYKTDFGKFARAFPDFQFRWTVREGAKELYEACTAMKLTREDFIDRKFTRLKWLRYLMDSGRLDGSLRWRTAVEATR
- a CDS encoding SIS domain-containing protein, whose product is MPTVKPRTDEQEFLERYFESFRRLSEGSESLFAQLIRIKRILVQAHRAGGKAVVIGNGGSAAIASHVAVDLTKNAGVQAINFNEADLITCLANDYGYEQWLAKAVELYGEPGDVLVAISSSGTSKNILNACAAAQRKSFASVITLSGFSPENPLRRFGDENLWVDSRAYNLVEATHQLWLLAVVDLIIGKAEYPASGPATS
- a CDS encoding GDP-mannose 4,6-dehydratase, coding for MTQRILITGATGMIGAAFIRRALADGHEVTVMVRRESNRLRLIEVESSLRLHDGDVTDAQSVANAVDAARPEVVVHLASSSFNPPTISAQTHWDAIGKGTLIMLEILRSWPQTRFVMTGSAAAYGSGARLTETQPLRPATALGAAKATASIWMHTYARLYGIQAVELRLFMPYGPWEHPRRLIPQTILSALAGEELRTTDGRQQRDLVYVDDVVDALLLAATRPVAAGSVFNIGSGIGTRVRDVVDRILTLMGDPVNVIRGALPTRPDEILEMSADITAAKRKLGWQPRIGLDEGLRRTIAWVTDHRELLEHLAQPQAPIAAGGER
- a CDS encoding class I SAM-dependent methyltransferase translates to MTACVVCESTRVEAFLDFGTTALANKFLTKEELSRAEPAFPLRVGFCHGCTHVQLMERVAPRDMFTDYLYVSSASETLTAHLFELSDVVARRFRLGAGDLVVDIGCNDGTLLRGFQRHGVKTLGVDPAKNLAALAAESGMERFVGFFNSQTATQIAQRWGRASAITATNTFPHVPELRDFMEGIRTALAPGGVFVIEAHYLLDLLEQAAFDTIYHEHVSYWALAPMMGLFERCGMQVVDVERLPIHHGQLRVFVQRTGEGRVQPSVARQLDVERSAGLDRLATFRAFADRTQQIKRQLKERLRQLRAESKRVAGYGAPAKGSTLLGFLELGPQEIDYIVDRSPLKQGRFTPGSHIPIVPAERLLEDQPDVVVVLAWNFLDEIMDQQQEYLRRGGTFLLPVPEVRLITAESSRFRHSAATPMVTASRGEGA
- a CDS encoding ATP-binding cassette domain-containing protein codes for the protein MSVVTIIRPPTVFSRRAYSAPIVPPLGSAYLAAALREAGMEPQVIDAVGEDIEHIGVTSRPNLAYQGLAIDRIIDRISPQTRLIAISAMFSQEWPHIEELIQRLGSARPNVPIAVGGEHATAAWEYILETSPAVACVGIGEGEELLCDLARWADGGGELGAIPGIAYRQAGNAVMTSPRNRIRDVDGLPWPAWDLVPIESYLGGGYGHGVDLGRSMPILATRGCPFQCTFCSNPAMWTTRYVMRDMAKVIDEIEAYLRDYQATNIDFYDLTAIIRKDWVLKFCDEILRRKLVFTWQLPSGTRSEALDGEVLPKLYEAGCRNLTYAPESGSERTLKAIKKEVRLPKMVESIASAKRAGISLKCNLIIGFPTERRSDMWQTLRFAMKMAWLGVDDVPLYLFSPYPGSELYQYLRSTGKIPTMDNDYFESLVCFMDLSRSSRYCERVGPFELNVYRVAGMAAFYGLSYLRHPSRILRTLRNLWHREATTVFEQRLIDISRRASFAIVRRFRRQTLAFYWRTVVTPYPKEVGAIMLLMFVGAVLDAATVGMTVPVLDVLTAAGRVPQGPAVTIAGDLLRLMGIAPTIEAVAFALIVIASALFLLRSVFFVVDQQYTAKIAVTLRCATKAVLFERFLRAQYEEVLSRGRGRILNEINAPAETLGGAIMNLGSLFMGVFSSLVMIALLLYLSWWGTIVLGGVALAGMQGWRWYADARAAGEGKTLYRLRNDQNKTQVDAIDGLKIVKTYDLEHRMTERYAGWLRQELRPELRLVFFQYGPVIVNELLAAVIVVGLSACLLLVPRLGLRLSILAAFLLAIRKIAPSLATVNKASVNLSRFRPVLETIAELQTQLPQERLGGRPVGRVDEVRLREVSFTYASRPDREVLHDIEAVLRRGTVTAVVGSTGSGKSTLANLLLGLLSPRAGSVLINGVALQELDLAGWRARIGCVPQDVFVFNATIGDNIALGDASLSSAQIEQAARVAQLHDFVVSLPEGYETLVGDRGLRLSGGQCQRLSIARAVARRPQVLMFDEATSALDTVTERAVQEAINALHEDAISVVIAHRLSTVKQADQILVLKDGRIAELGTHETLMRQQGVYAGLYLHDEPVAVAAER
- a CDS encoding GHMP kinase; the protein is MAELVNAECGVRNAEFVEHYATNRRPRLIVTRTPLRISFAGGGTDLPDFYAREDGAVLSTTINHYLYVTVKPHGRLFNEGFRLNYSETEHVERLDEVKNHIARECLRFLRIDPPLYISTIADVPEFSGLGSSSSFAVGLLQALHALRGERIAAGPLAEEAAHIEIEVLRRPIGKQDHYAAAFGGVNVFYFKADGRVTVESQHVAEGVLDEMFAHLLMFWTGIRRDASTILSLQQQRTETNREYLQQMREHARQLQALLRNGFDPERFGRILDASWHLKRQLTSNMTNARIETWYQRAKQAGASGGKICGAGGGGFLLFTAPPQRQEAVRAALADLTEVPIRYEAHGSRVLLPSME